Part of the Penicillium digitatum chromosome 4, complete sequence genome is shown below.
CTACGAGCTATGTGTAGGGCCTTTCTCTCACGCTGAAGTGAGTCCCCGTTTCACGAGAATCTCTTTCGGTCATAGCGGACCACAGCCTGCAAAATGACAGATGCTCCAGTCGCGCAATCATCAGCTGTGGAGAACTCCTCAGGGTGATGACTGAGACCATCCCTGCATGGAATAAAGACCATGCTCGTTGGGACACGCTTGGAGGTGAAGACACTGTCATGGCCAGCACCACTCATGATGGTTCGCACCAGTGACTTTGTATCCGCAACAGAAGCACCTGCCACAATAGCCTGAGCTGACTGCTGCACACAACCAATGCAATCTTCATGGAACTTCGCAGCAGGCGAGTCGAAATCAAGAGTCCACTCGACGCGGCAGGGCTTGTGGATACCAGCACCCTCAGCGGCGGCAATGGCATCGAAGGCAATGCGCAGCTCCTTCTCGACTTCGGCCACTAGCTCTGTCTCAGGCCCACGGATGTCCAAGCTAAAGTTCACCTCTCCAGGAACTGTGTTAACGCTGCCGGGCTTTGCCTCGACAATGCCAACACTGGCCAGGCAACCCTTCGAAGATGCCACTTCCCGTGCTCTCACCATCATTCGGGCAAATGCATAGAGGGCGTCTGCCCGATGCTCAAAGGCGGTGGTGCCTGTGTGTGTATCTCGACCGATGACGTTGAGACGGAACCATCTGTAGGCCTGCACCGCTGTCACAACTCCGACTCGCTGGTTTGCCGATACTAGGTACGGGCCTTGCTCGATGTGAACTTCAAAATGGGCGGCCATGGGTGTCGATTTGTACGAGCACGGAATATCACCCAAGTAACCAATCTTCTGTAGGGCACTCTTCATGGTCTCAGGTGCTGATGCTGCCGTGGGAAGTGATGCCACGGTCGGCACTTCTTTAAGATTATGCGCATGTGCCAATGCGATACACTCGGCCCATACACCACTTGAGATCATACTGATTGGGAATCGGGCACCCTCCTCGCTGGTCATGGTCAGTGCTACTCTTTGTTCCAAGTTAAATCTTCGGATCTTACTTGGTCCAGTCGACAACTCCGACTCCGCCCTCTGTCTCAAGACCCATGTCGTTCATGGTCTTGATAACTTCCATACCTGCCAACACACCCAGGATACCATCGTATCTCCCACCAGTCGGTTGTGTATCGAGGTGACTGCCGATGAATGTGGCGGGTACATCCGCTCTCCGACCAGGACGAACAGCAAAGATATTTCCCATCTCATCGACGGTGACGTTGCACTTGAGATCCTTCATTGTCTGAACGAACCAATCACGGACCCTTTTGTCATCTTCTGAAAGCGCCAGGCGCTGCATGCCAGTATCTGTGGGTCCACTATCAGGTCGCCGAGGTTTGTTAGTGGTCGTTCTTCAGCAACCATTGAAAGGATGG
Proteins encoded:
- a CDS encoding Peptidase M20 → MLTTELSETEVSALRANKERLANDLHHSCQWGSGIRWGDGPTDTGMQRLALSEDDKRVRDWFVQTMKDLKCNVTVDEMGNIFAVRPGRRADVPATFIGSHLDTQPTGGRYDGILGVLAGMEVIKTMNDMGLETEGGVGVVDWTNEEGARFPISMISSGVWAECIALAHAHNLKEVPTVASLPTAASAPETMKSALQKIGYLGDIPCSYKSTPMAAHFEVHIEQGPYLVSANQRVGVVTAVQAYRWFRLNVIGRDTHTGTTAFEHRADALYAFARMMVRAREVASSKGCLASVGIVEAKPGSVNTVPGEVNFSLDIRGPETELVAEVEKELRIAFDAIAAAEGAGIHKPCRVEWTLDFDSPAAKFHEDCIGCVQQSAQAIVAGASVADTKSLVRTIMSGAGHDSVFTSKRVPTSMVFIPCRDGLSHHPEEFSTADDCATGASVILQAVVRYDRKRFS